AAGGCGATCAGCTCCTCGCGCCGGATCAGCTTTTGCGGCACGAAAATCATTTTCACAAGTTGGGGGAATTTCGCGATTTCCGATGTCGGGAAGCCGATAAACAAGGAGGCCGCGGTGCCGACGAGAATGATCACGTAGGCGGCGGGCGTGAGCAGACTGGCCAGAGGCGCTCCCTTCAGCACCATGCCGAGCATAACGGCGACAAGGCCGAGAGCGAGTCCGATAATCGTTGATTTTTCCATGAAACACCTCGTCCAATAAGTGATGAAAGGAAAATGAGACGGACAAGGCCGACCATTCCCAAACCGAGGAGACTGCCGCGGGCGGACCGGAGCGTCCCGAAGGCGGCAGCCGTGCCGGCAGCCGGGGCAGTTCCAACCTTTAAAAGGGTTATCGTCAAAAAAGGTGGCGCAAATTAGAGCAAAAGCGGCGGAAGCGACGTTAATTTTTGGCTCAATTCGTGTAGAATATGAGTAAGACCTTTAAATTCGCTCCGAAAGGCGGAATCGATGATGGGCGTGAAGCATGCCAGGGAGTATAAAGATATTTTGAACGATCTGACCGAAGCGATCCTAGCGATCGGGGACGGGTATACGTTTTTTGAAATGGCTCCGGAGGAATGGGGATCGCTGGATTCGGCGCAGCGGCGTGAGGTTATGGAGGCGCTGGCCGACGACGTGTTCTACGGGCTTGGGCAGCAGCCGGTCATTCCGGTTGGCGGCGGAACGGTCGCATACCGGCCGAAGCATCACTTTATCGAGGTTGCGGTAGACGAAACCGAAAGCCGGATCGTCCGATTGATCTGAACGGTAAAGGCGATTGAAAGACTTGCTGCTCTGCCGAAGGGCCGTCACAGCAAGATTTTTTCAACTCTCTGCTATCGATCTAAGGGAAGAAACTTGTTCCGACGTCACAAGACGGCGCCGGCCGTTTCTTCATGGGGAAGGCGGGTTTTGAAAATGGGCGGCAAAATCGAAAAACTGACGCAGGAGGCGGCGGACGAGGCGATTGCGGGGCTTGAAGGGTGGGTGCGCGAGGACGTCAAATGGATCCGCGGCAGCTACCGGTTCGCTTCGTTCCCGGACGCGGTCGCCTACGTCGGCCGGATCGCCGATATTGCCGAGGAGATGAACCATCATCCGTTCATCGGCATCGACTATAAAAAGGTGACGCTGCGCCTGACGACCTGGAGCGCCGGCGGAATTACGGAGCTGGATATCCGGGCGGCCCGGCGATATAACGAAGCGTACGGCGCGTTTCGCGGCGAATAAAGCGGCTTGACTGCGCGCTGCCGCAGCACGGGCGGAAGGCTGCGTCCGGCCGGAGCGGCCCGCTCCCGCAGGAACGGGCAATTCGCCGAAGGCTCCCCTTTACAACGGGCGGACCCCTCTTTTACAATAAAGCATATCGCGTGGAATGTCAGTTTATCTAACACAAAATTAACACTAGGGGCGCGGCGATGAAGGGACAAGCAGCTGCAGCGAAACAGCCGCACAAAATACCGGCAGGCCGGACCATGCCTTATTTTCAGCCGATCGTAGCGCTCGATTCGCGGCAAGTGATGGGCTACGAGGCGCTGGGCCGCTTGGCGACAAGCGAGGGCGTGCGCAGTCTCGGTCCTTTTTTCGAAGACAGGACGGTTTCGATGGCGGACCATATCCGGGTTGACCGCAGGCTGCGCGAACAGGCGCTGAAGACGTTCGCCGGAGGCAAAGGGACGGCACTGGCGCCGGCGCCGGACGGCACCAAGCTGTTTCTCAATTTGAAGCCGTCGTGGATCTTCGAGACGTATGCCAGAACCGGCGATCTGCCGACGCTGCGGCTGATGGACAAGCATGGCGTCGATCCCGGGCGGGTCGTGATCGAAATAACCGAGGAAGCGTTCACGGAGCCGATGGAGCAGCTGCGGCCGGTCGTGGACGTGTATCGCCGGGCAGGCTGCCTGATCGCGATCGACGATGTGGGCAGCGGATTCAGCAATTTGGACCGGATTGCCCGTCTTCAGCCGCATGTGCTGAAAATCGACATTCATATGCTTCGCGAGAGCGGGAAGCACACCGGCTATTACGGGGTGCTTCGGTCGTTCTCGACTTTGGCCGACCAAATCGGCGCGTCGCTTCTCGTCGAAGGGGTCGAGACGGAGCTCGAGCTTCAGCGGGCG
This genomic window from Paenibacillus humicola contains:
- a CDS encoding EAL domain-containing protein — translated: MKGQAAAAKQPHKIPAGRTMPYFQPIVALDSRQVMGYEALGRLATSEGVRSLGPFFEDRTVSMADHIRVDRRLREQALKTFAGGKGTALAPAPDGTKLFLNLKPSWIFETYARTGDLPTLRLMDKHGVDPGRVVIEITEEAFTEPMEQLRPVVDVYRRAGCLIAIDDVGSGFSNLDRIARLQPHVLKIDIHMLRESGKHTGYYGVLRSFSTLADQIGASLLVEGVETELELQRAIEIGARYAQGFLFAPAEPVFHPPLGFSSLIGRGLELRRLRMLEAGRHWRAKACRLRTAVDRARREGEAASGGAVEDAFIEQLLPDLDDSCIRVYLCGEDGIQLSANYRREAGDVWSRETSYRGFNWSWRPYFIPAFVRLEAGPGAIVSSDYTDLDSTRRIRTVCIPVPGYGLLFADMTEARETEEETGA
- a CDS encoding 4a-hydroxytetrahydrobiopterin dehydratase; the protein is MGGKIEKLTQEAADEAIAGLEGWVREDVKWIRGSYRFASFPDAVAYVGRIADIAEEMNHHPFIGIDYKKVTLRLTTWSAGGITELDIRAARRYNEAYGAFRGE